Proteins encoded within one genomic window of Tolypothrix bouteillei VB521301:
- a CDS encoding peptide ligase PGM1-related protein, which translates to MQTINRISSYLEQPDRFRDLQQTLRDRWQTVELFDSSDADILIVPSISIDQRELRKIDGCEHYEERLLFSLIRLRNPRTRLIYVTSLPLHPSVIDYYLQLLPGIPFSHARNRLLLLSTYDASVKPLTQKILDRPRLIERIRQALRHDKAFMVCYNATEIEADLSLKLGVPLYAAAPDLQIWGTKSGSRQIFAECEIPHPDGSQRVWNSTDLAEAAADLWERQPTLKRMVVKLNEGFSGEGNALLDLRPIQHLAPPDANYAQRVEALGKSFETLRFQAKNETWENFSGRIPELGAIVEAFVEGEIKRSPSVQGRITPSGDVEILSTHDQILGGSDGQIYLGCRFPADEAYRLQLQQIGLKIGKSLAEKGALERFGVDFIAIDRGDGKWDMQAIEINLRKGGTTHPFMTLKLLTNGRYDLSTGLFYSQQGRPKYYVATDNLQKDRYQGLMPNDLMDIVAHHRLHFDTGTETGTVFHLMGCLSQFGKLGLTSIGDSPQQAEDIYNKVAKVLDEESGRQNWDSFLNLPEIAFW; encoded by the coding sequence ATGCAAACAATCAATCGTATTTCTTCGTATTTAGAACAACCCGATCGATTTCGAGACCTTCAACAAACTTTACGCGATCGCTGGCAAACGGTAGAGTTATTTGATAGCAGTGATGCAGATATTTTGATCGTTCCTTCTATTAGCATCGATCAACGAGAATTGAGAAAAATTGATGGTTGCGAACATTATGAAGAAAGATTGTTATTCTCGCTAATTCGTTTGCGGAATCCTCGCACTCGGTTAATCTACGTCACATCCCTACCACTGCATCCAAGCGTTATTGACTATTATTTGCAATTATTGCCCGGAATTCCCTTTTCTCATGCTCGCAATCGCTTGCTATTACTTTCCACTTACGATGCTTCTGTCAAACCTTTAACTCAAAAAATTCTAGATCGCCCCCGTTTGATAGAAAGAATACGTCAAGCTTTAAGACATGATAAAGCATTTATGGTATGCTACAACGCGACAGAAATCGAAGCAGATCTGTCACTAAAATTAGGTGTACCGCTTTACGCAGCTGCACCGGATTTACAAATTTGGGGAACAAAAAGTGGTAGTCGGCAAATTTTTGCAGAATGTGAAATTCCCCATCCCGATGGAAGTCAGAGAGTTTGGAATTCGACAGATTTAGCAGAAGCTGCAGCCGATTTGTGGGAACGCCAACCGACATTAAAACGGATGGTCGTTAAGTTAAATGAAGGATTTTCAGGGGAAGGAAATGCGCTTTTAGATTTAAGACCTATTCAACATTTAGCGCCCCCCGATGCGAACTATGCTCAACGAGTCGAAGCCTTAGGAAAAAGCTTTGAGACCCTGCGCTTTCAAGCGAAAAATGAAACCTGGGAGAATTTTTCAGGAAGAATCCCTGAATTGGGAGCCATAGTAGAAGCTTTTGTGGAAGGTGAAATCAAGCGTTCTCCCAGCGTCCAGGGACGCATTACTCCCAGTGGAGACGTAGAAATTCTTTCAACCCACGATCAAATTTTAGGAGGCTCGGACGGACAAATATACTTAGGCTGTCGGTTTCCCGCAGATGAAGCTTACAGACTGCAATTGCAGCAGATAGGGTTAAAAATTGGTAAAAGTTTGGCAGAAAAAGGAGCGTTGGAAAGATTTGGGGTAGATTTTATTGCCATTGACCGAGGTGATGGAAAATGGGATATGCAAGCGATCGAAATTAACCTGCGGAAAGGCGGTACAACCCATCCGTTTATGACTTTAAAATTGCTAACCAACGGACGGTACGATCTTTCAACTGGATTGTTTTACAGTCAGCAAGGGCGTCCCAAATACTACGTTGCGACAGACAACCTACAGAAAGATCGCTATCAGGGTCTAATGCCAAACGATCTAATGGATATTGTCGCCCATCACAGATTGCATTTTGACACGGGAACCGAAACAGGAACGGTTTTTCATTTGATGGGATGTCTTTCGCAGTTTGGAAAATTAGGGTTAACAAGTATTGGAGATTCACCGCAACAGGCGGAAGACATTTATAACAAAGTTGCCAAAGTCTTAGACGAAGAAAGTGGGCGTCAGAACTGGGATAGTTTCCTGAATTTACCAGAGATAGCTTTTTGGTAA